A segment of the Symmachiella macrocystis genome:
TGTCTTCTGGATGACCAGGAGTTCAATTCAGGACCGGACGTTTGGGCGCAGTTCGAGGATCCATTTCCTGCCATTGAGTTGGAGCCAATGGAGGACGATGAAGGAGAGTTGATTGGGGAGGTTGAGCAATGACGGAAGAAGACGTGCATTTGTTTGATGTACTTGTCATTGGAGCCGGTGCGGCTGGGGTCGGAGTCGGGGTGGCCTTAAAGCATGCCGGTATCGATAACTTTCTGATCCTTGATCGCTACCAAGTCGGCGCTTCGTTTGAACGCTGGCCGGAAGAGACCCAATTCATCACCCCGTCATTTCCTACAAATTCGATCGGGATGTTAGACTTGAACTCGGTCGCGATCGGCGTATCGCCGGCCTACAGTTTGGGAGTGGAACATCCGACAGGAAAAGAGTTCGCAGCGCATTTGTGCTCGGTCGCTGCGGTTTTCGAACTCCCTGTTTGCAAAGACGCGGAGGTGCTGCAGGTAAAGCGTTTCGACGATTGCTTTCTGGTTGAAACAGCCGAGCATACGCTGCGTTCGAAACTTGTAATCTGGGCCGCGGGCGAATTTCAATATCCTCAAGCGAAACCTTTTCCCGGAGCAGAACTGTGTAGGCACACAGCGACGATCCCGAGCTACGAAGATCTAGACGGAGATGACTTTATCGTCATCGGAGGCTACGAGTCTGGAGTCGACGCCGCGTATCATTTGTCCTGTTATGACAAACGCGTTCGACTGATCGACGCCGGGTGTCCCTGGGAAGATGAAACCTCGGAACCGAGCGTTGCCCTTTCCACCTTTTCGCTTGAGCGAATGCAGGCAGAGTGGTTCGAAGCGCAAACGGAACTCATTCCGCACTGCCCAGTCAGCAAAGTCTTGCGAGACGGCGACAAATACCAGGTCCATGCTGCGGGGGGGCTATTATTTGAGTCTCGCTCCGCCCCCTTGCTGGCGATTGGCTTTGAGGGAAGTTTGCGCCTCGTGTCGGATTTGTTTGAAAAGCGCGAGGATGGATATCCGCTGTTGAGTGAACAAGACGAGTCGACAGTCACACCCGGACTCTTTTTGTGTGGACCCGCGGTGCGACATGATCATCACGTGTTTTGCTACATCTACAAGTACCGCCAACGTTTTGCTGTGGTGGCCAAGGCGATTGCCACGCAGTTGGGATTACCGGCAGAAGAACTCGAAAACTATCGCAAGTGGGGCATGTATCTAGATGATTTATCGTGCTGCGGAGAAGAATGCGTATGTTAGAAGTCGTATCAAAACCGCCAGTCAAATCTGTCGTCGTGATCGGGAGTGAAAGCGTCGGCAAATCGCAGCTGATATCGTCAATGACCGGTTGCTTGGCGGGTGAGTCGAATTTTCGCGGGTCCACTGTGTCGGTCCAACGTTACCAGTCCGATGGAGTGGAATACATTGACACCCCGGGCATTCTTCGCAAATCAGACACGGATACCACGTGCCGGGCACTGGCAGAGCTTGGACAAAACGACCTGGTCATGCTTGTCGTTCGGGCGACACACCTTGATGACGAATTGCTGGAGATGTTACCGCTGGTCCAAGGCAAGCAGGGCATAGTCGTCGTAACGTTCTGGGACAAAGTCCAGTTGGGCGAAGCCGCGATGGAAGCCATAGAGCGGTTGTCGCGCGATGCGGGGGTCGCCTTTGTGACCGTCGATGCGCGCGAATTGAAGTTGAAAAACTGTGAGAGACTCAAACAGGAGTTGTGCAGTCCGCGGCTGTTTACAAAGAGCGCACTGGCGTCGCGCGCGGGTTGGCGCATCGAGCCTAAGCCTGGATGGATGGAGTCTCCTGGGGTGGGACCGATCCTCGCGATGGCTCTGCTGTTCTTGCCGGCATTGGCAACGATCTTTGTTGCGAACCGATTTGCGGATTGGCTTCATCCCGTGGTTGAAGGATGGATGGAGCCGCTGAACGCGTCTATCAACACGAACGCTCCCGCATGGGTGCGACAGGTGCTGATTGCAGAGCACGCAAACGTTGGCTATGGCTTGCTGAACATGGGGCCTTTTTTATTGGTCTGGGCCTTGCCGACAGTTCTCATGTTTTCCTTGATTCTCGCACTGTATAAATCGAGCGGATTGATTGAACGGATGAATGTCGCCATCCATCCTCTGGTTCGCCCCTTTGGCCTGAGCGGACGGGATGTTGTGCGAGTTATGATGGGCTTCGGCTGCAATGTGCCGGCCGTCATTAGTACGCGTTCGTGTTCCGGTTGTTCGCGTGGTGCGGCGATTTCCGCAATCGCGTTTGGGGCTGCCTGCAGTTATCAACTTCCCGCAACCATCGCCGTTCTCGGGGCGGCGGCGCAGCAAAACGGAACAAGTTCCCTCCTGCTCTGCAGCATTTTCCTGGGGTACTTATTAGCGACAACCTTGATTTATCTGCGTTGTACCTCCGGTGCCCAAGCGCGCAACTCGTTGAACGTTTTAATGACACCCAGTCGTCCGTTCATGCAATTCCCGACTGTGGCAGCCTTATGGCGAGAAGCGCGGGCAACGATACAACAGTTTTTCCTGCAGGCTTTGCCGGTGTTCGCGCTAATTTGTGTGATCGCCTCACTCTTTGTGAATATTGGGGTCCTGGACGCGCTGTCCAGTTGTATTGGCCCGGTGATGGCCGTTTTTAACTTGCCTGCTGATGCTTCACTCCCGGTTGTCCTGGCCTCAATTCGCAAGGACGGAATCTTTTTGTTTGCCGGCGACCAAGGATTGGCCATGCCGTTGACTTCCGCCCAGACTCTCACAGCTGTCTATCTCGCGGGCGTTTTACTTCCCTGTCTTGTGACCGCGTTGACCATCGCCAGAGAAACCAACTGGCGACGCGCTGGTCTGCTCTTATTACGCCAAGCAAGTTTTGCCGTCATTTTCGCATTGGTGCTTGCTTGGGGAGGGCCGTGGGTACTGTGATTGCCAAACAAAATCAAGGACTCTCCTCAAATGTTGCGCGAACGGATTTCCCGAACAACAACCTCGCGCTGGGGCAGAATACATCGAGGCTCCCGCACTTTCTAAATACGAGTTCCAGTGAAATTCCGCGGCAACTCCGCACCCACGCAGCAGATCTGCTTAGCCAACAGTGCTGGTGCTGGGGGCAGGATATTCTGAGAGCGGAAGGGAACTGGTTGCTGGAATTGGGCTTCAAACGCATCAGACCGCCGAAGAAACGGAAAGACTGCTCAAGCGTCTATCAGCTTGAGCTTAGTGGCGGACAGTCTGTAGTCCTGCGCGGATTTGGTGTTTTCTTCGGTGATCGTGCGCGGGGAGGCGTCTTTCTGCCGCGATACGAATTCACGCCCCGTTTCACGTCTCAGTTTCCCTTGGTTTCCCCCCCTTGGTCGACCTCGGACTTGCCAGCGCTCTGGACACCTACTGGCGATGATCTCAGCCTCTGTGCCAAACTGACACTCGATCTGATCGATTGGATTCGCAGTTATGAGGTCAACGTGATCCGTTGCCTGGGCTTGGAGTACCGCCAAGCCACACTGTCAGAATGGCAAGACGACAAGCGAAAGTTTTTTCCCGCCGAGCAATTCGCCTCAGCCTGGCGCGAGCTTTCGCTGCAGATTGCAGGACACTCGGAATCCTTGATTTCAGCGAAGACCGAATCAGCAACGCCCCCATGATCGCGGTACCGAATTGCGGACTTCTACGCTCGCTCCGTCGCGGATAAATCCTTCGAGATCACCCGCGTCCGCTGCATTCGGTGAAGTGCGTTCCACGGTCCGGAACTCCAGCCGCAATTTGCGCGGCCCCGTATTGCATACGTTATGCATGTCAGCTATATTTGCATATGTACTCCGAACATACTTATCTAAGCAGTTTATGCGTAAAGGAAATCTTGGAGACAAAGCCGACATGGATTCATTCCGTATCAATCTCGACGCACTCGGCGGACGGCTTTCTACCGTAGATTCTGGCACAGCGGCGACATCGCGGAGACAAGACAGTGACGATCAACGAAAACTATCGCACAACCTCGTGCCTCGATAGGCATCGATGTCTCTTGCATCGCTACCTGCTGGGCCAATACCTGGCAATGGTATTGATGGTCTCTGCGAGCTTTGTAGCGGCCGTTTGGGCCACGTGGGACTGGCAATCCCCGGTGGGCACGATCGCACCATTGGTCAGCGTGTGGATCATCTGCCGCGCTGCTGGCCTATTTTCCGGCCAGTGGTTTGCTCCGCTAATCACTGCAGCAAGTGCATTTGCCGTTTTAGCTGTGCGAGATGTCCACGTGGTCGAACCGCTTGCCGAACCGATCGTTTTCGCGCCAATCGCCTTGCTTGTGATGCTTGCATTGATCTTTGCCATCGACGTGGTCGAAAGCGCGCAATCATTGTCTTGGATTCATGTGGCGAGTCGCCTGAGAAGGCAGAACTGGCTGCGACTGGCGGTTTGGGGGCTCGGGGCTGGGATTGTTCTCTATGTCGTCGCGATGCCGGTCGGAGACTGGATTATCGATCAAATTTATCCCCCGAAATCCGGTCGCATTCTCGAAGACATGACGCTCGGACAACAAGTGCGGTTTCGCGGTTTCGAAGTTTTCTGCGCGCTGGTTTTTTGTGTTTTCGGCGCGACGATTGGGAGCTTCCTCAATGTCGTCGCATATCGGTTGCCGCGCAGGGAGTCGGTTGTATTCAAAAGTTCTCATTGCCCGAAATGTGGGGTTAAGATCGAAAGTCGCGACAATGTACCGATCATCGGCTGGCTTCGCCTAGGCGGACGCTGCCGCGCATGTCAATCGTTGATTTCAATGCGGTACCCAATCGTCGAGTCAATTTCCGCCGCGTTCTTCCTGGTGATGTACTTTGTCGAGCTCATTTCGGGGGGTGCGAATATCCCCGTTCGACATCCAAACATCTATCATGGCCCCTTGTGGATCATTTTCTATCCGAAATGGGATTTGATTGGGTTGTATCTGTATCATTGTTTCGCTTTCTGCATTCTGTTGGTGTACGCACTCATCGACATCGACCGTCAGCGACTATCGACACGCGTTAAATGCTGTATTGCATCTGCACTGATTCTTCCGCCGATGATCTGGCAGCACTTGTTGCCGACTCTTAGTCTCTCCTTCGCCTCGAGTTTGTTCCAAAACGCGTCGCTACAGGCGGGCGTCACTTGCTTGACGGGCTGTCTCGTTGGAATGGCTTTGGGCTGGCTGACGGCATGGGGAATTTATTCGACCGCGGAGGAGGATGAATAC
Coding sequences within it:
- a CDS encoding nucleoside recognition domain-containing protein, whose protein sequence is MLEVVSKPPVKSVVVIGSESVGKSQLISSMTGCLAGESNFRGSTVSVQRYQSDGVEYIDTPGILRKSDTDTTCRALAELGQNDLVMLVVRATHLDDELLEMLPLVQGKQGIVVVTFWDKVQLGEAAMEAIERLSRDAGVAFVTVDARELKLKNCERLKQELCSPRLFTKSALASRAGWRIEPKPGWMESPGVGPILAMALLFLPALATIFVANRFADWLHPVVEGWMEPLNASINTNAPAWVRQVLIAEHANVGYGLLNMGPFLLVWALPTVLMFSLILALYKSSGLIERMNVAIHPLVRPFGLSGRDVVRVMMGFGCNVPAVISTRSCSGCSRGAAISAIAFGAACSYQLPATIAVLGAAAQQNGTSSLLLCSIFLGYLLATTLIYLRCTSGAQARNSLNVLMTPSRPFMQFPTVAALWREARATIQQFFLQALPVFALICVIASLFVNIGVLDALSSCIGPVMAVFNLPADASLPVVLASIRKDGIFLFAGDQGLAMPLTSAQTLTAVYLAGVLLPCLVTALTIARETNWRRAGLLLLRQASFAVIFALVLAWGGPWVL
- a CDS encoding NAD(P)/FAD-dependent oxidoreductase; this translates as MTEEDVHLFDVLVIGAGAAGVGVGVALKHAGIDNFLILDRYQVGASFERWPEETQFITPSFPTNSIGMLDLNSVAIGVSPAYSLGVEHPTGKEFAAHLCSVAAVFELPVCKDAEVLQVKRFDDCFLVETAEHTLRSKLVIWAAGEFQYPQAKPFPGAELCRHTATIPSYEDLDGDDFIVIGGYESGVDAAYHLSCYDKRVRLIDAGCPWEDETSEPSVALSTFSLERMQAEWFEAQTELIPHCPVSKVLRDGDKYQVHAAGGLLFESRSAPLLAIGFEGSLRLVSDLFEKREDGYPLLSEQDESTVTPGLFLCGPAVRHDHHVFCYIYKYRQRFAVVAKAIATQLGLPAEELENYRKWGMYLDDLSCCGEECVC
- a CDS encoding A24 family peptidase, with protein sequence MHRYLLGQYLAMVLMVSASFVAAVWATWDWQSPVGTIAPLVSVWIICRAAGLFSGQWFAPLITAASAFAVLAVRDVHVVEPLAEPIVFAPIALLVMLALIFAIDVVESAQSLSWIHVASRLRRQNWLRLAVWGLGAGIVLYVVAMPVGDWIIDQIYPPKSGRILEDMTLGQQVRFRGFEVFCALVFCVFGATIGSFLNVVAYRLPRRESVVFKSSHCPKCGVKIESRDNVPIIGWLRLGGRCRACQSLISMRYPIVESISAAFFLVMYFVELISGGANIPVRHPNIYHGPLWIIFYPKWDLIGLYLYHCFAFCILLVYALIDIDRQRLSTRVKCCIASALILPPMIWQHLLPTLSLSFASSLFQNASLQAGVTCLTGCLVGMALGWLTAWGIYSTAEEDEYSSSRAQFAGCLSVVGISLGWQAVVAVTLCTLLLMFGATLFARWQHWPLPQLSPLLLAAFVLQLCLWRWTTQHPSNWWPSDRMLASGWAAIAVGYVVLLLANRLAVRQRQQQWVGHGL